A genome region from Mastacembelus armatus chromosome 8, fMasArm1.2, whole genome shotgun sequence includes the following:
- the hexim1 gene encoding protein HEXIM1: MTEPMEQTHHLKTSGSPSGGSSGDVLEHLPANNRAGPLNGDRGRQRDHQQQQQQQAESCVDVNTDKLWQIKGGQREMCPALAAGNELQKCPIAAQPQQKPDVAVSGDDNHTSEGKNGEDGPVQETLNQEESLHIDSDTGFDARLGKKRHRRRTSKKKRNWKPYYKLSWEERKALEERETARASRLREEMFAKGLPVAPYNTTQFLMDEHDREEPDLNTETGVRRPSGCGGRMEDTGSEEDLFDIDEEDDDDGSGGGSDGIGRPGNAGGEFLQRDFSETYEMYHVESLQNMTKQELVQEYLELEKCMSRLEEENNRLRRAVEPGGLTLESSLVRLRELERELERLRAQNTELLLQNQPSKDRGQVATN, translated from the coding sequence ATGACAGAACCAATGGAGCAGACCCATCACCTGAAAACTTCAGGCAGCCCATCAGGTGGGAGCAGTGGAGACGTTTTGGAGCATCTCCCAGCCAACAACCGTGCAGGACCGCTGAACGGCGACAGGGGGCGACAGAGagatcatcagcagcagcagcagcagcaggcggAGAGCTGTGTGGATGTCAACACAGACAAGTTATGGCAAATTAAAGGCGGACAGAGGGAGATGTGCCCTGCCTTAGCGGCCGGAAACGAGCTGCAAAAGTGCCCGATTGCAGCTCAGCCTCAGCAGAAACCCGACGTTGCTGTATCAGGCGATGATAATCACACCTCCGAGGGGAAAAATGGTGAAGACGGACCTGTGCAGGAGACTTTGAACCAAGAGGAGAGTTTACACATCGACTCCGACACTGGCTTCGATGCGCGTCTGGGCAAGAAGAGACACAGGCGCAGGACCTCCAAGAAGAAGCGCAACTGGAAGCCTTATTACAAACTTTCCTGGGAGGAAAGAAAAGCcctggaagagagagagactgccAGGGCTTCACGGTTGAGAGAGGAAATGTTCGCCAAAGGACTCCCGGTGGCCCCTTATAACACCACACAGTTTCTGATGGACGAGCACGACCGAGAGGAGCCCGATCTCAACACTGAGACCGGGGTGAGGAGGCCCTCGGGGTGCGGGGGCCGCATGGAGGACACGGGCAGCGAGGAGGACCTCTTCGATATCGACGAGGAGGACGATGATGACGGCAGCGGCGGAGGTAGCGACGGTATCGGGAGGCCCGGGAACGCAGGTGGGGAGTTTCTCCAGAGAGACTTTTCCGAGACCTACGAGATGTACCACGTCGAGAGTCTGCAGAATATGACCAAGCAGGAGCTGGTTCAGGAGTATCTGGAGCTGGAGAAGTGCATGTCCCGGCTGGAGGAAGAGAACAACCGGCTGAGGCGCGCCGTGGAGCCCGGGGGTCTGACCCTGGAGAGCTCCCTGGTCCGGCTCAGAGAGCTGGAGAGGGAACTGGAGAGACTGAGGGCCCAGAACACTGAGCTCCTTCTGCAGAACCAGCCGAGCAAGGACAGGGGTCAGGTCGCTACTAACTAA